A single region of the Prochlorococcus marinus str. MIT 0917 genome encodes:
- a CDS encoding tetratricopeptide repeat protein — translation MKKISGIYKFILYLSLFESCLINQSSAFFPKINEPNQQELESTAIQIEKTAIQLIQFGQNEEAIRLLKLAIKLHPNEIALWTSLAEAQVRSNKNYEALSSLNQAIKLRPNEESIYLRKAYIYMNLNDPKNAKTSIKKGLSINKNNARGYFQLGNAEIMLNNYRLALIAFKKSSKINSNFWQSINNEGLVLYELNNFKEAISKFRSALEISNDAEPMLALAIVLYSFNNKSVESLNLAKIALKSNPNYVSNEYQRKQLWGKKLQKSAQLLFKNKEMKKVVREAKEKSQ, via the coding sequence ATGAAAAAAATATCAGGGATTTATAAGTTTATACTTTATCTAAGTCTATTTGAATCTTGTCTTATAAATCAATCATCAGCTTTTTTTCCTAAAATAAACGAGCCTAATCAACAAGAATTAGAATCTACTGCCATACAAATTGAAAAAACAGCTATACAATTAATTCAATTTGGCCAAAATGAAGAGGCAATCAGACTTTTAAAACTGGCTATTAAATTACATCCTAATGAAATAGCACTTTGGACAAGCCTTGCAGAAGCTCAGGTTAGATCAAATAAGAATTATGAAGCATTATCATCTTTAAACCAAGCAATAAAATTAAGACCAAATGAGGAAAGTATATATCTGAGAAAAGCCTATATATACATGAACCTGAATGATCCAAAAAACGCCAAAACTTCTATAAAAAAAGGATTATCAATTAATAAAAATAATGCAAGAGGCTATTTTCAGCTAGGTAACGCTGAAATAATGTTAAACAACTATAGATTAGCACTAATTGCTTTTAAAAAATCTTCAAAAATTAATTCCAATTTCTGGCAATCGATTAATAATGAAGGTCTCGTTTTATATGAATTAAATAATTTCAAAGAAGCTATCTCAAAGTTTAGATCTGCACTTGAAATCAGCAATGATGCTGAACCAATGCTAGCTCTAGCAATAGTATTATATTCCTTTAATAATAAATCTGTTGAATCATTGAACTTAGCAAAAATTGCTTTGAAATCTAATCCTAATTATGTTTCAAACGAATATCAAAGAAAACAATTATGGGGAAAGAAATTACAAAAATCTGCACAACTTTTATTTAAAAACAAAGAAATGAAAAAAGTAGTTAGAGAAGCCAAAGAAAAAAGTCAATGA
- the queG gene encoding tRNA epoxyqueuosine(34) reductase QueG — MKNSIALTKKIKEKAFEEGFDAVGIAKVPGSSRIKLRTASLERWLQAGHQAKMEWMKSARRKNIENLLQGVQSVLAVGLNYYVDMEKTPKDISIARYGWGKDYHKIIEKKLNKIAKFLEKERPNSQWKICVDTSALLDKAWAEEAGIGWIGKHSNIINPTIGSWMFLGHLLSTEALEADEPSKPICGECEQCIEACPTKAIEEPFIINSNKCLAYHTLENRDQQLPKDIINKMGNWVAGCDICQEVCPWNHKNIPNTSEPDLQPSQWILNITKKDALSWSDSKWKETLSKSALKRIKPWMWRRNINSISND, encoded by the coding sequence TTGAAAAATTCTATTGCTCTCACAAAAAAAATTAAAGAAAAAGCTTTTGAAGAAGGCTTTGATGCAGTAGGTATTGCAAAGGTTCCAGGATCTTCAAGAATCAAACTTCGAACTGCTTCCTTAGAGAGATGGCTCCAAGCTGGACATCAAGCAAAAATGGAATGGATGAAAAGCGCAAGAAGAAAAAATATAGAAAACTTGCTTCAAGGCGTTCAAAGTGTTCTTGCCGTTGGACTTAATTACTATGTAGATATGGAAAAAACGCCTAAAGATATATCAATTGCCAGATATGGGTGGGGAAAAGATTATCACAAGATTATTGAAAAAAAATTAAACAAAATTGCTAAATTTTTAGAAAAAGAAAGACCAAACTCACAATGGAAAATATGTGTTGATACAAGCGCATTATTAGACAAAGCCTGGGCCGAAGAAGCTGGAATTGGATGGATAGGAAAACATAGCAATATAATTAACCCTACAATAGGCTCATGGATGTTTTTAGGCCATCTTTTATCTACTGAGGCTTTAGAAGCTGACGAACCTTCAAAACCTATATGTGGTGAATGTGAGCAATGTATTGAAGCATGCCCAACGAAGGCAATAGAAGAGCCATTTATTATTAATTCAAACAAATGTTTGGCCTATCACACATTAGAGAACAGAGATCAACAACTACCAAAAGATATTATTAATAAAATGGGTAATTGGGTTGCTGGTTGTGATATTTGCCAAGAAGTATGTCCGTGGAATCATAAAAACATCCCAAACACTTCTGAACCTGATCTTCAACCATCTCAATGGATATTAAATATAACTAAAAAAGATGCCTTATCATGGAGTGATTCAAAATGGAAAGAAACTTTAAGCAAGTCAGCATTAAAAAGAATTAAACCATGGATGTGGCGCAGAAATATAAATTCAATATCAAATGATTAA
- a CDS encoding DUF502 domain-containing protein, with amino-acid sequence MVQSSPKEDLTLGSRLQQDLKNDLIAGLLVVIPLATTIWLSTIVSRFVLAILTSIPKQLNPFITLNPLLQDLINLALGLTVPLLGILLIGLMARNFVGRWLLEFGEGTLSRIPLAGSVYKTLKQLLETFLRDNSTRFRRVVLVEYPREGLFSVGFVTGIVGPSLQTEPNQPLLSVFIPTAPNPTTGWYTLVPEDSVKDLDISVEDAFRTIISAGIVNPDDRSNSTNTSFSSLFSQLRASSS; translated from the coding sequence TTGGTGCAGTCCTCTCCTAAGGAAGATCTGACTCTTGGCTCAAGGCTTCAGCAGGATCTTAAAAATGACCTAATAGCTGGTCTATTGGTGGTTATTCCGTTAGCTACCACTATTTGGTTGTCTACAATTGTCAGCCGCTTTGTTCTGGCAATATTAACTTCAATACCAAAACAATTAAATCCCTTCATTACTCTCAATCCTTTATTGCAAGACCTTATCAATCTTGCTTTGGGTTTAACCGTCCCACTACTCGGGATTTTGTTGATAGGTCTCATGGCCAGAAATTTTGTGGGGAGATGGTTGCTCGAATTTGGGGAAGGAACTCTGTCTCGAATACCACTTGCGGGTTCAGTGTATAAAACCCTTAAACAACTTTTAGAAACTTTTTTGAGAGATAATTCAACTAGATTTAGAAGAGTTGTGTTAGTTGAATATCCCCGAGAAGGTTTATTCAGCGTTGGTTTTGTGACTGGTATTGTTGGACCATCTCTACAAACTGAACCAAATCAACCTTTATTAAGTGTTTTTATACCTACTGCACCAAACCCTACAACTGGTTGGTACACATTAGTGCCAGAAGACTCTGTTAAAGATTTAGATATATCTGTTGAAGATGCTTTTAGAACCATTATTTCTGCTGGAATTGTAAATCCTGATGATAGGAGTAACTCTACAAATACGTCTTTTTCTAGTTTGTTTTCTCAGTTAAGAGCATCATCTTCGTAA
- the nusB gene encoding transcription antitermination factor NusB, with the protein MQLKSISRELALLLLGQIKKKDINKLNIESLLSRAIESLTQHWRDQLDSCASQLEKANQALLDSEFKADAGLLIKSRNHLETCLIDSENILNCLSESIELPRLLALVDQNEIRELAIKRVHLIIDKQDEIDHKLDSVMEGWRLKRLPRIDRDILRLAWIDLIDFNTPIAVTCNEAVNLANRYSDEQGRRMINGVLRKLQNSALILNLK; encoded by the coding sequence ATGCAATTAAAATCAATTTCCAGAGAGTTAGCTCTTTTACTTTTAGGACAAATTAAAAAAAAAGATATTAATAAATTAAATATTGAAAGTTTACTTAGTAGAGCAATTGAATCTTTAACCCAACATTGGCGCGATCAATTAGATTCATGTGCATCACAATTAGAAAAAGCAAATCAGGCATTATTGGATAGTGAATTTAAAGCAGATGCTGGATTGTTAATTAAATCTCGAAATCATTTAGAAACTTGTTTAATCGACTCAGAGAACATACTTAACTGTTTGTCTGAAAGTATCGAATTACCAAGATTACTAGCGTTAGTTGATCAAAATGAAATACGTGAGCTAGCTATTAAGAGAGTTCACTTAATCATTGACAAGCAAGATGAGATTGATCATAAGCTTGATAGCGTTATGGAAGGTTGGCGTTTAAAAAGATTACCCAGAATTGATAGAGACATTTTGAGATTGGCATGGATTGATTTGATCGATTTTAATACTCCTATTGCTGTTACTTGTAATGAAGCCGTAAACCTGGCTAATCGTTATAGCGATGAACAAGGACGGAGAATGATTAATGGAGTTTTAAGGAAACTTCAAAATTCTGCTTTAATACTAAATTTGAAATGA
- the ftsY gene encoding signal recognition particle-docking protein FtsY encodes MKDDFSQEEKNASNMKQSENSSSVKDESLDWAKQAYLQLKYKQKEQKELRQKEIEEKEIFKTKTKINVNEDFKSNIEVENTQQISQDSEGEDQPQLGDFDDTFTWSAEVLAAQGKKIDQFSLDEIDWLSRLKQGLEKTRKGFVTDLLDKLGDDPLTPEVLDDLETLLLRADAGVSATDQILESLRTKLNEEVVESSEGLRFLKEQLVNILEKPIKDSGIDLLSPQKGCLNIWMLVGVNGVGKTTTLGKLASVAKRSGFSAMIAAADTFRAAAVQQVKVWGDRTGVEVIANESKNADPASIVFDAIGASKSKNIDLLLVDTAGRLQTKNNLMEELKKIRKIIDKLAPNANVESLLVLDSSQGQNGLRQALAFADSAELTGVILTKLDGSSRGGVAMAVASEAKLPVRFIGAGEKIRDLRPFNSFEFIEALLTVR; translated from the coding sequence ATGAAAGACGATTTTTCTCAGGAGGAAAAGAATGCTTCTAATATGAAGCAAAGTGAGAATTCCTCATCTGTTAAAGACGAATCTTTAGACTGGGCAAAACAAGCTTATTTGCAATTAAAATATAAGCAAAAAGAGCAAAAAGAGTTACGTCAAAAAGAAATTGAAGAAAAAGAGATATTTAAAACTAAAACTAAAATTAATGTCAACGAAGATTTCAAATCAAATATTGAAGTTGAAAATACACAACAAATTAGTCAAGATTCAGAAGGAGAAGATCAGCCTCAACTTGGGGATTTTGATGATACTTTTACATGGTCAGCAGAAGTTTTAGCTGCCCAAGGTAAAAAAATTGATCAATTTTCATTAGATGAAATCGATTGGTTAAGCAGGCTAAAGCAAGGATTAGAAAAAACTCGTAAAGGATTTGTTACTGATTTATTAGATAAATTAGGTGACGATCCACTTACTCCTGAAGTTCTTGATGATCTAGAGACCCTTTTACTTAGAGCAGATGCTGGAGTTTCTGCCACTGATCAAATTCTAGAATCGCTAAGAACGAAGCTCAATGAGGAAGTTGTTGAATCTTCTGAGGGTTTGCGTTTTTTAAAAGAACAATTAGTGAATATTTTAGAAAAGCCAATAAAAGATAGTGGCATTGATTTACTTTCTCCACAAAAAGGTTGTTTAAATATTTGGATGTTAGTAGGTGTTAATGGAGTTGGAAAAACGACAACTCTAGGTAAATTGGCAAGTGTTGCAAAAAGAAGTGGTTTTTCAGCAATGATTGCTGCTGCAGATACTTTTAGAGCAGCAGCAGTTCAACAAGTAAAGGTATGGGGAGACAGAACAGGTGTTGAAGTTATTGCAAATGAATCTAAGAATGCCGATCCAGCATCGATAGTTTTTGATGCTATTGGTGCAAGTAAATCAAAAAATATAGATTTATTATTAGTAGATACTGCTGGAAGATTACAAACGAAAAATAATTTGATGGAGGAATTAAAAAAAATTAGAAAAATTATCGATAAACTTGCTCCTAATGCAAACGTTGAATCTTTACTAGTGCTTGATTCTAGTCAAGGTCAAAATGGTCTAAGGCAGGCTTTAGCATTTGCTGATTCAGCAGAATTGACAGGGGTAATACTCACCAAACTTGATGGATCTTCTAGAGGAGGTGTTGCGATGGCTGTTGCATCAGAAGCAAAACTTCCTGTCAGATTTATCGGGGCTGGTGAGAAAATTAGGGACTTGCGACCATTTAATAGTTTTGAATTTATTGAGGCACTTTTAACTGTGAGATGA
- a CDS encoding PP2C family protein-serine/threonine phosphatase: MKENSPISEQQSQPPTNLLSSAASKSLSDLVHSLSQEQIVNQDLLLSLSFALRSFTNLQRFFELIPLLVTQLVGVRGSLLIPFQDDGSLWREQLRMVPIDEDQELFRKLFLLEEGKKTGFGMQENNIAMLDRLVQRHFDSSNVIATSIVSRGRPRGRLYAFDKKEIVFGSNVHRKHIQIVADLTGVAIENDAIFQVIRNHEKVDRQISIGAEIQSQLLPDQCPVIEGVELAACCRPAFQVGGDYYDFMPTRSDLNETAKATGRWAFVIGDVMGKGVPAGLLMTMLRGMLRAEVLTGLSPDSILHDLNQLALEDLTQSHRFVTLFYSDFDPQSRKLRFANAAHNPPLLWSAKSKSIKRLDAPGLLIGLQPEAEYGCGEIFLQPGDVLLYYTDGVTEAPGVSGERFDENRLITYLNKFAREGLGAKQILNKLFERLDGFVGVSDHHLEDDASMVVLKVNEESMVP, encoded by the coding sequence GTGAAAGAAAATTCTCCAATTTCAGAACAACAAAGTCAACCTCCAACTAACCTCTTATCAAGTGCTGCTTCCAAGTCTCTAAGCGATTTGGTTCATAGTCTTTCTCAAGAGCAAATTGTTAATCAAGATTTATTGCTTTCATTAAGCTTTGCTCTGCGAAGCTTTACTAATTTACAGCGTTTTTTTGAACTTATTCCACTTCTTGTAACGCAATTAGTTGGTGTTAGAGGATCATTGTTAATTCCATTTCAAGATGATGGAAGTCTTTGGCGCGAACAATTACGAATGGTTCCTATCGATGAAGATCAGGAACTTTTTAGAAAATTATTTCTTTTAGAAGAAGGTAAGAAAACGGGTTTTGGGATGCAGGAAAATAATATTGCAATGTTAGATCGTTTAGTTCAAAGACATTTTGATTCTTCTAATGTAATTGCCACATCGATAGTTTCTCGAGGAAGACCGCGGGGTAGGTTATATGCATTTGATAAAAAAGAGATTGTTTTTGGTAGTAATGTTCATCGAAAACATATTCAAATAGTTGCTGATCTGACAGGAGTAGCTATAGAAAACGATGCCATATTTCAGGTCATTCGTAATCATGAGAAAGTTGATAGACAAATAAGTATTGGCGCTGAAATCCAATCACAATTATTACCTGATCAATGTCCAGTAATTGAAGGGGTTGAATTAGCTGCTTGCTGTAGGCCGGCTTTTCAAGTAGGTGGTGATTATTACGATTTTATGCCCACTCGCTCAGATTTGAATGAAACAGCCAAAGCAACTGGCCGTTGGGCTTTTGTGATTGGTGATGTTATGGGTAAAGGTGTTCCTGCTGGATTGTTGATGACTATGTTACGAGGAATGCTTAGAGCGGAAGTTTTAACAGGATTATCCCCTGATTCTATTTTGCATGACTTAAATCAATTAGCTCTGGAAGATTTGACTCAGTCACATCGGTTTGTAACTTTGTTTTATTCGGACTTTGATCCGCAATCAAGAAAATTACGTTTTGCTAATGCCGCTCATAATCCTCCGTTGCTGTGGAGCGCTAAGTCAAAATCAATTAAAAGATTAGATGCTCCCGGTTTATTGATAGGTCTTCAACCTGAAGCTGAATATGGATGTGGGGAGATATTTCTGCAGCCGGGTGATGTCCTTCTCTACTATACCGATGGAGTTACTGAGGCACCTGGTGTATCAGGCGAACGTTTTGATGAGAATCGTTTAATAACTTATTTAAATAAATTTGCTAGGGAAGGCTTGGGGGCTAAACAAATACTAAATAAACTTTTTGAAAGATTAGATGGTTTTGTTGGTGTTAGTGACCATCATCTTGAAGATGATGCATCAATGGTGGTTTTAAAAGTTAATGAAGAATCAATGGTTCCTTAA
- the argH gene encoding argininosuccinate lyase — MEKALSTTWSERFDKGLNPFIEKFNASIEFDICLLEEDLDGSIAHARMLGIQGIITKEEAIRLENGLQQIRKEASDGLFQPVIADEDVHFAVEKKLIDLIGPLGKKLHTGRSRNDQVGTDLRLWLRKRIDEIDMDLERLQKSLFLLAEENLYTLIPGYTHLQRAQPLSLAHHLLAYVEMAQRDRNRLKDVRKRVNISPLGAAALAGTSISISRKITSSELDFQDIYSNSLDAVSDRDFVVEFLGASSLIMAHLSRLSEEVILWASEEFAFIQLTDRCATGSSLMPQKKNPDVPELVRGKSGRVFGHLQAMLTMIKGLPLAYNKDFQEDKEAIFDSVKTVKNSLIAISILFEEGLIFRKERLNNSVSSDFSNATDVADYLVAKDIPFREAYQLVGRIVKSSLEEGILLKDIPLERWKTFHKFFEKDIYHKLLPSSVVKSRLSAGGTGFERVQEQLDSWREKLFN, encoded by the coding sequence TTGGAAAAAGCATTGAGCACAACTTGGAGCGAGAGATTTGATAAAGGACTTAATCCCTTTATAGAAAAATTTAATGCTTCAATCGAGTTTGATATTTGTTTATTAGAAGAAGATTTGGATGGATCAATTGCTCATGCACGTATGCTTGGAATTCAAGGGATTATTACTAAGGAAGAGGCTATTAGATTAGAAAATGGTCTTCAACAGATTAGGAAAGAGGCCTCAGATGGCTTATTCCAGCCTGTCATTGCAGATGAAGACGTGCATTTTGCAGTAGAAAAAAAATTAATAGATTTGATAGGGCCGTTAGGGAAAAAGCTACATACTGGTCGTAGTCGTAATGATCAAGTTGGAACAGATCTTAGATTATGGCTAAGAAAGCGTATTGATGAAATTGATATGGATTTGGAGCGTCTTCAGAAATCTCTTTTTTTATTAGCAGAAGAAAATCTTTATACGCTTATTCCTGGTTATACGCATTTACAAAGAGCACAACCTTTGTCCTTAGCTCATCATTTATTGGCATATGTTGAGATGGCACAAAGGGATAGAAATAGATTAAAAGATGTAAGAAAAAGAGTGAATATTTCCCCACTAGGAGCAGCTGCTTTAGCTGGAACATCTATTTCTATAAGTAGAAAAATTACTTCTTCAGAATTGGACTTTCAAGATATTTATTCTAATAGTTTAGATGCTGTAAGTGATAGAGACTTTGTCGTAGAATTTTTAGGAGCTTCTTCCTTGATTATGGCTCATTTAAGTAGATTATCTGAAGAAGTTATTTTGTGGGCATCGGAAGAATTTGCGTTTATTCAATTAACCGACCGTTGTGCTACCGGAAGTAGTCTTATGCCTCAAAAAAAGAATCCTGATGTACCAGAGCTTGTTCGAGGTAAATCTGGGAGAGTCTTTGGACATTTACAAGCTATGCTTACTATGATTAAAGGATTACCTTTAGCTTACAATAAAGATTTTCAAGAAGATAAAGAAGCCATATTTGATAGTGTAAAAACAGTTAAGAATTCCTTGATTGCTATATCAATATTGTTTGAAGAAGGTTTAATTTTTAGAAAAGAAAGACTTAATAATTCTGTTTCATCGGATTTTTCAAATGCCACTGACGTTGCTGATTATTTAGTGGCTAAGGACATTCCATTCCGAGAGGCTTATCAATTAGTTGGGCGAATTGTAAAATCTTCTTTGGAGGAGGGGATTTTATTAAAAGATATTCCTTTAGAAAGATGGAAAACATTTCATAAATTTTTTGAAAAAGATATTTATCATAAGCTTTTACCATCCAGTGTTGTTAAGTCTCGTTTGAGTGCTGGTGGAACTGGCTTTGAGAGAGTCCAAGAACAGCTTGATTCTTGGCGCGAAAAATTATTTAATTAA